A window of Hevea brasiliensis isolate MT/VB/25A 57/8 chromosome 14, ASM3005281v1, whole genome shotgun sequence contains these coding sequences:
- the LOC110647628 gene encoding uncharacterized protein C6C3.02c, which translates to MPRRSSGGRPAPRAAARPAPARSSPPQPVNHAPPPAPVQSGGGGGGSLLGTIAQGMAFGTGSAVAHRAVDAVLGPRTIQHETVVSEAAAAPAPTASSMGGADACSVHSKAFQDCLNNFGNDISKCQFYMDMLSECRKNSGSPLSA; encoded by the exons ATGCCTCGCCGAAGCTCTGGAG GTAGACCTGCTCCTCGGGCTGCTGCCCGCCCTGCACCAGCACGCAGCTCACCACCCCAACCAG TTAACCATGCTCCTCCTCCAGCTCCTGTtcagagtggtggtggtggtggtggatcATTGCTTGGAACCATAGCTCAGG GCATGGCTTTTGGCACTGGAAGTGCTGTGGCACACAGAGCTGTAGATGCTGTGTTGGGTCCTCGTACAATTCAACATGAAACTGTTGTCTCTGAGGCGGCTGCTGCCCCAGCACCCACAGCAAGCAGTATGGGTGGTGCTGATGCATGCAGTGTTCACTCAAAGGCATTCCAAGAT TGCCTGAATAACTTTGGGAATGACATCAGCAAGTGCCAGTTCTACATGGACATGTTGTCCGAGTGCAGGAAAAACTCAGGCTCTCCATTGAGCGCCTAA
- the LOC110647626 gene encoding uncharacterized protein LOC110647626 isoform X2, whose amino-acid sequence MPHKNSGGKPAPQAAARPAPARKPPPQPVNRAPPPAPVQSSGSGGSLLGNIVQGMAYGAGNAMAQRTIDAVLGPRTIQHETVDPAPAASNMVLKILGYGIEALKYVMSETETPNSKKQSNSSHNNERSAPQGRGKGRSDGTSNGQKWATNGRRSKPHSGKPSHKGTS is encoded by the exons ATGCCTCACAAAAATTCTGGAG gaaaaccTGCTCCTCAGGCTGCTGCACGCCCTGCACCAGCACGCAAACCACCACCCCAACCAG TTAACCGTGCTCCTCCTCCAGCCCCTGTCCAGAGTAGTGGTAGTGGTGGATCATTGCTTGGAAACATAGTTCAGG GCATGGCTTATGGCGCTGGAAATGCTATGGCACAGAGAACTATAGATGCTGTGTTGGGTCCTCGTACAATTCAACATGAAACTGTGGACCCAGCACCCGCAGCAAGCAATATGG TTTTAAAAATCCTGGGTTATGGCATTGAGGCATTGAAATATGTAATGAGTGAAACAGAAACCCCAAACTCAAAAAAACAGTCCAATTCTAGTCACAATAATGAAAGAAGCGCGCCTCAGGGGCGAGGAAAAGGCAGAAGCGATGGTACCTCAAATGGCCAAAAGTGGGCAACAAATGGGAGGCGCAGCAAGCCGCACTCGGGCAAACCAAGCCACAAGGGCACGTCTTAA
- the LOC110647626 gene encoding uncharacterized protein LOC110647626 isoform X1 has translation MPHKNSGGKPAPQAAARPAPARKPPPQPVNRAPPPAPVQSSGSGGSLLGNIVQGMAYGAGNAMAQRTIDAVLGPRTIQHETVDPAPAASNMDTVLKILGYGIEALKYVMSETETPNSKKQSNSSHNNERSAPQGRGKGRSDGTSNGQKWATNGRRSKPHSGKPSHKGTS, from the exons ATGCCTCACAAAAATTCTGGAG gaaaaccTGCTCCTCAGGCTGCTGCACGCCCTGCACCAGCACGCAAACCACCACCCCAACCAG TTAACCGTGCTCCTCCTCCAGCCCCTGTCCAGAGTAGTGGTAGTGGTGGATCATTGCTTGGAAACATAGTTCAGG GCATGGCTTATGGCGCTGGAAATGCTATGGCACAGAGAACTATAGATGCTGTGTTGGGTCCTCGTACAATTCAACATGAAACTGTGGACCCAGCACCCGCAGCAAGCAATATGG ATACAGTTTTAAAAATCCTGGGTTATGGCATTGAGGCATTGAAATATGTAATGAGTGAAACAGAAACCCCAAACTCAAAAAAACAGTCCAATTCTAGTCACAATAATGAAAGAAGCGCGCCTCAGGGGCGAGGAAAAGGCAGAAGCGATGGTACCTCAAATGGCCAAAAGTGGGCAACAAATGGGAGGCGCAGCAAGCCGCACTCGGGCAAACCAAGCCACAAGGGCACGTCTTAA
- the LOC110647629 gene encoding gamma-glutamyl peptidase 5, whose amino-acid sequence MGGKKFAVLLCAEDPEYVKMKYGGYFGVFLRMLGEEGETWDVYKVACGEFPDDEEIKTFDGFVITGSCNDAHGNDVWILKLLILLQKLNSMKKKILGICFGHQILARSLGGKTGPAVSGWDMGITTIHFSSSTKLFSSVIVPASLAVIECHRDEVRELPPEAEVIAWSDKTGIEMFRYEDHIMGIQGHPEYNRDILSHLVDRLLQRNLIVESFADEIKANLDGQEPDKEAWKKLCTNFLKGRLY is encoded by the exons ATGGGTGGAAAGAAATTTGCTGTTCTTCTGTGTGCAGAGGACCCTGAGTATGTGAAAATGAAGTATGGAGGGTACTTTGGGGTGTTTTTGAGAATGCTGGGGGAGGAAGGAGAGACATGGGATGTTTATAAGGTAGCTTGTGGAGAGTTTCCTGATGATGAAGAGATTAAAACCTTTGATGGGTTTGTCATCACTGGAAGCTGCAATGATGCTCATGGAAATGATGTTTGGATCCTAAAGCTCTTGATTCTCTTGCAAAAGTTGAATTCCATGAAGAAGAAAATTCTTGGAATTTGTTTTGGACACCAG ATACTGGCGCGTTCACTGGGAGGAAAAACAGGCCCTGCCGTCTCTGGCTGGGATATGGGAATCACAACCATCCATTTCTCATCATCAACGAAACTATTCTCGTCAGTGATAGTGCCTGCGTCACTAGCTGTGATCGAGTGCCATAGGGACGAG GTCCGTGAACTCCCACCAGAAGCTGAGGTGATTGCATGGTCTGATAAGACTGGGATTGAGATGTTTAGGTATGAAGATCACATCATGGGCATCCAAGGTCATCCTGAGTACAACAGAGACATTCTCTCCCACTTGGTTGATCGTCTTCTCCAACGTAATCTTATTGTG GAATCATTTGCTGATGAGATCAAGGCAAATTTGGATGGACAAGAGCCAGATAAGGAGGCATGGAAGAAGCTGTGCACCAACTTCCTCAAGGGCAGATTatactga